Within the [Enterobacter] lignolyticus SCF1 genome, the region GAGCTCATGCCGTAGAACAGCATGAATTTTTCGCCGTTTTCCTCAACAACGCTGCCGCCGCTCTCTTCGTGACCGGCCAGCATTCCGCCCAGCATCACGAAATCTGCGCCGCCGCCGAAGGCTTTAGCCACGTCGCCCGGCATGGTGCAACCGCCGTCGCTGACGATCTGCCCGCCAAGGCCGTGCGCCGCGTCGGCGCATTCAATCACCGCGGACAGCTGCGGATAGCCAACGCCGGTTTTGACGCGGGTGGTACAAACGGAGCCCGGGCCGATGCCGACTTTAACAATATCGGCGCCTGCCAGAATCAGCTCTTCGCACATTTCGCCGGTGACAACGTTACCCGCACAGATGGTTTTATTCGGCCATGCTTCGCGCGCTTTTGACAAAAACTGCACAAAGTGTTCGGAGTAGCCATTTGCCACATCAATGCACACAAAGTTCAGCGCCGGATGCAGGTTCAGGATCTGCTTTGTTTTTTCGAAATCCGCGTCAGACGTACCGGTAGAAACCATCACGTATTTCAATACCGCGTCAGATTCACGCTGAACGAACGCGCTCCATTCATCAACGGTATAATGTTTATGCACAGCGGTGAGGATCTCGAAAGAGGCCAGCGCGACCGCCATTGCAAACGTTCCGACGGTGTCCATGTTCGCGGCGATAATCGGCACGCCAGACCATGTCTGAGCGGAGTGTTTAAAGGTGTACTCGCGTTCCAGCTCAACATCGGAACGGCTTTTAAGGGTAGAGCGCTTGGGGCGGATAAGAACGTCTTTAAAACCTAATTTCAGATCTTCTTCAATACGCATGTGCGGATTCCTGGGGTTATAGGCAAAAATGTTAAAAGCACAACTCCAGTGACGTTATCATACGCACTAATCATCCCGCCGCAAGACTGCGATTTTCACTTTTTTTACGCTACAATCGTACAAATTTACCTGGTGAATAGTGAATTCCACGTTTTTCACTACAGGCTTTATTTGTCTTATTTTTAACCAATTGATTTTTAATACTAATAATCTCAGGATCGGTGGTATGGGCTATACGGTAGCGTTAACAGGCGGCATCGGCAGCGGCAAAAGCACCGTCGCCAGCGCGTTTGCACATCTGGGAATTACCGTTATCGATGCCGATATGATTGCCCGTCAGGTGGTCGAACCAGGCACACCCGCGCTGGAGGCTATCGTCGAACGCTACGGCGCGCAGATGCTTCAGGCGGACGGGTCGCTCAACCGCCGGCTGCTGCGGGAAACGATTTTTTCCCATCCCACTGAGAAATCCTGGCTAAATTCGCTTCTCCATCCGCTTATCCAGGCGGAAACGCAGCGCCAGATGACGCAGGCCGCCTCACCCTACGTGCT harbors:
- a CDS encoding GMP reductase, which codes for MRIEEDLKLGFKDVLIRPKRSTLKSRSDVELEREYTFKHSAQTWSGVPIIAANMDTVGTFAMAVALASFEILTAVHKHYTVDEWSAFVQRESDAVLKYVMVSTGTSDADFEKTKQILNLHPALNFVCIDVANGYSEHFVQFLSKAREAWPNKTICAGNVVTGEMCEELILAGADIVKVGIGPGSVCTTRVKTGVGYPQLSAVIECADAAHGLGGQIVSDGGCTMPGDVAKAFGGGADFVMLGGMLAGHEESGGSVVEENGEKFMLFYGMSSESAMNRHVGGVAQYRAAEGKTVKLPLRGPVENTARDILGGLRSACTYVGASRLKELTKRTTFIRVQEQENRVFNSL
- the coaE gene encoding dephospho-CoA kinase (Dephospho-CoA kinase (CoaE) performs the final step in coenzyme A biosynthesis.) codes for the protein MGYTVALTGGIGSGKSTVASAFAHLGITVIDADMIARQVVEPGTPALEAIVERYGAQMLQADGSLNRRLLRETIFSHPTEKSWLNSLLHPLIQAETQRQMTQAASPYVLWVVPLLVENRLWQKADRVLVVDVSRETQLRRTVQRDNVTKEHAEQILAAQATRDARLAVADDVIDNNGTPDAIASDVAHLHTRYLKLAAQADSQEKP